Proteins co-encoded in one Dreissena polymorpha isolate Duluth1 chromosome 12, UMN_Dpol_1.0, whole genome shotgun sequence genomic window:
- the LOC127852587 gene encoding E3 ubiquitin-protein ligase RNF213-like, with protein MYASNYKVGEPNLIVCPAGEILKVTLSIYMHDRNQPLPLSDEVLVCHTDTTIDEIEIFWRRAVFADGRKIHCLVNADILNYDVGEATERILHDLILETYHKTDLKYRMFIICGSDNEYRCPLVASLGKFIRQVQTVHQDAVKKYVEDKLVVPVNRIHSVSCVDFKRCSARLVLSTRAGVGKSLYVQRQTQAMKQKFARSKVVDTNVVKIPLQEKYINMHEVIQAFLKHTPTSGNQSARLFHIDISHELTINDFCVE; from the exons ATGTATGCTTCCAACTATAAAGTTGGAGAACCAAATCTCATCGTCTGCCCTGCAG GCGAAATCCTCAAGGTGACGTTATCCATTTACATGCACGACAGGAACCAGCCTCTTCCGTTGTCAGACGAAGTTCTCGTGTGCCACACAGACACGACAATTGATGAG ATTGAAATATTCTGGCGTCGGGCAGTTTTTGCTGATGGGAGAAAGATTCATTGTCTCGTAAATGCCGATATTCTAAATTACGACGTTGGCGAGGCCACGGAAAGGATTTTGCACGACTTAATTTTGGAAACATACCATAAAACCG aTCTGAAATATCGTATGTTCATCATCTGTGGATCGGACAATGAATATCGGTGTCCGTTGGTGGCCTCATTAGGCAAGTTTATTCGACAAGTTCAGACAGTCCACCAAGATGCGGTGAAGAAATATGTGGAAGATAAATTAGTGGTGCCCGTGAACAGGATTCACTCTGTATCGTGTGTCGACTTCAAACG ATGTTCTGCACGCCTTGTCTTGTCAACACGAGCCGGTGTTGGAAAATCCTTATATGTACAGCGGCAGACTCAAGCCATGAAACAAAAATTCGCCAGATCGAAAGTAGTTGACACAAACGTTGTAAAAATACCTTTACAAGAGAAGTACATCAACATGCATGAAGTTATACAAGCATTTCTTAAACACACGCCGACATCAGGGAATCAGAGCGCACGCCTGTTTCACATAGACATTTCGCACGAG CTCACTATAAACGATTTCTGTGTAGAATGA
- the LOC127852588 gene encoding E3 ubiquitin-protein ligase rnf213-beta-like codes for MVDEAILNRLTLRRTWESSPHPYLFFNSDHFTFTFLGFFIDKTTGNLIDLQTSRVLEQAIMAPNLYDALDRNRVPLQENFDNLQRDQKILKLCNVMGIGVPHDPDSTYELTTDNVKKILAIYMRFRSDIPVVIMGETGCGKTRLVKFMCALQCPPGVNVNNMILMKVHGGTIKEDIKRSITKAEEQARQNARIMAEYKTKIYTVLFFDEANTTEAIGLIKEVMCDKSICGEPLKFYENLKVVAACNPYRKYVEKVLTLENSGFVVFLFI; via the exons ATGGTAGACGAAGCAATTCTTAATAGACTTACACTTCGGAGAACTTGGGAAAGCag TCCGCACCCGTACCTGTTTTTCAACTCAGATCACTTCACATTCACGTTTTTGGGCTTTTTCATTGATAAAACCACTGGTAATTTGATTGACCTACAGACTTCACGCGTGCTTGAACAAGCTATTATGGCGCCGAATCTATACGATGCCCTTGATAGAAACAGAGTTCCTCTCCAAGAAAACTTTGATAATCTGCAACG AGACCAGAAGATATTGAAATTGTGCAATGTTATGGGTATCGGAGTACCACATGATCCAGACAGTACCTATGAGCTAACAACGGACAATGTCAAGAAAATATTGGCGATCTATATGAGATTTAG AAGTGACATTCCTGTTGTTATAATGGGTGAAACCGGATGTGGTAAAACACGACTGGTCAAGTTCATGTGTGCCCTGCAGTGTCCACCAGGAGTAAACGTCAACAATATGATTCTGATGAAG GTGCATGGTGGAACAATTAAAGAAGATATTAAACGAAGTATCACGAAAGCGGAAGAACAAGCCAGACAAAACGCTCGAATAATGGCTGAATACAAAACGAAGATATACACTGTATTATTCTTTGATGAAGCGAATACCACGGAGGCGATTGGACTCATTAAAGAGGTCATGTGTGACAAATCTATTTGTGGTGAACCACTGAAGTTCTACGAGAACCTAAAAGTTGTAGCAGCCTGTAACCCATACAGAAAGTATGTTGAAAAAGTATTAACCTTAGAAAATTCTGGCTTTGTGgttttcttgtttatttaa
- the LOC127852589 gene encoding E3 ubiquitin-protein ligase rnf213-beta-like, whose amino-acid sequence MVSKCFRNPCVLTGGADQIVEEIECCQDVFLDNVSLDNNIARNTALKENVFMMVVCIELRIPLFLVGKPGSSKSLAKTIVADAMQGNCSKFKLFKHFKQVQMVSFQCSPLATPDGIVGTFRQCAQFQEDKDLNTFVSVVVLDEVGLAEDSPRMPLKTLHPLLEDGCQGEEVPKPFKKVVIEMKIDL is encoded by the exons ATGGTCTCCAAATGTTTTAGAAATCCATGTGTATTAACAGGAGGGGCGGACCAAATAGTAGAAGAAATCGAATG TTGCCAAGATGTATTCCTTGACAATGTTTCACTTGACAacaatattgcaagaaacacggcgTTAAAAGAAAACGTCTTCATGATGGTTGTTTGCATCGAGTTGCGAATACCACTGTTTCTTGTAGGCAAGCCCGGAAGTTCGAAATCGCTCGCGAAAACAATTGTGGCTGATGCAATGCAGGGCAATTGTTCTAAATTTAAGTTgttcaaacatttcaaacag GTACAGATGGTTTCATTCCAATGCAGTCCGTTGGCCACTCCGGACGGTATTGTAGGTACTTTCAGACAGTGTGCTCAGTTTCAAGAGGATAAGGACTTGAATACTTTTGTTTCCGTCGTTGTTTTGGACGAGGTCGGATTGGCAGAGGACAGCCCTCGAATGCCATTGAAA ACATTGCACCCACTGTTGGAAgatggctgccaaggggaggaAGTACCAAAACCATTCAAAAAGGTAGTCATTGAAATGAAAATAGACTTGTAA